Proteins from a genomic interval of Mesobacillus sp. S13:
- a CDS encoding ABC transporter permease, whose translation MLRYLLKRLGSMAVTLLVIITLTFFLMHSIPGSPFNEERATSEAVQKNLESFYHLDEPLYIQYFIYLKSVATFDFGPSIKKSSQTVNEMLGRGFPVSFELGMITLIVAIFSGILLGIIAALRHNGLIDYLAMTVAVVGISVPNFVMATLLIQQLAVTWEILPVATWTSPKHMILPTLALATGPMAIIARLTRSSMLEVLTQDYIRTAKAKGLSPVKIVFKHALKNALLPVVTILGSLAASILTGTFVIEKIFAIPGMGKYFVESINQRDYPVIMGTTIFYSTVLIVMLFLVDLAYGILDPRIKLHKKEGK comes from the coding sequence ATGCTCCGTTATTTACTCAAACGACTCGGTTCGATGGCGGTCACGCTGTTGGTCATCATTACGCTGACCTTCTTCTTGATGCACTCTATTCCCGGTTCTCCTTTTAATGAAGAGCGGGCAACGAGTGAAGCGGTCCAAAAGAACCTTGAAAGTTTCTATCATTTGGATGAGCCTTTATACATCCAGTACTTTATTTATTTAAAGTCGGTCGCGACATTTGATTTCGGTCCTTCTATTAAAAAGTCCTCTCAGACTGTAAACGAGATGCTTGGAAGAGGATTCCCTGTCTCATTCGAGCTTGGAATGATCACTTTGATTGTCGCGATATTTTCCGGCATCCTTCTAGGGATCATAGCGGCTCTCCGCCATAATGGCTTGATCGATTATCTTGCGATGACAGTAGCGGTTGTCGGTATTTCTGTACCAAACTTTGTAATGGCGACACTATTAATCCAGCAGTTGGCTGTAACCTGGGAAATCCTTCCGGTTGCCACCTGGACAAGCCCTAAGCACATGATTCTGCCGACTCTGGCACTCGCTACAGGACCTATGGCCATCATTGCCCGATTGACGAGATCAAGCATGCTTGAGGTCTTGACGCAAGACTACATACGGACAGCAAAGGCAAAAGGGCTGTCACCAGTTAAAATCGTCTTTAAACACGCATTGAAAAATGCATTGCTGCCGGTTGTCACCATTCTTGGGTCATTAGCAGCCAGCATACTTACAGGAACTTTCGTCATCGAAAAGATTTTTGCCATTCCTGGCATGGGTAAGTATTTTGTCGAGAGCATTAACCAACGTGATTATCCAGTCATAATGGGAACAACGATTTTTTACAGTACGGTATTGATCGTCATGCTTTTCCTTGTAGATCTCGCCTACGGAATACTTGACCCAAGGATCAAGCTTCATAAAAAGGAGGGGAAATGA
- a CDS encoding M55 family metallopeptidase produces the protein MKLYISVDMEGITGLVDHTHVDSSKHNYERGRKIMTQEANYVIAKAFETGCREVIVNDSHSKMNNLLIEDLHPDTQLITGDVKPFSMVQGLDDSFEGAVFVGYHARASMSGVMSHSMIFGVRHMWINDVQIGELGFNAYVAGYFGVPVIMIAGDDGAAREAEALIPGITTAVVKQSISRSAAKSLTPVKAGELLSEKTEAAIKNLEKVKPLTPPENPVLRIEFANYGQAEWANLMPGTEIEEGTTIVKFQAKDILEAYQAMLVMTELAMRTTFS, from the coding sequence ATGAAATTATACATATCTGTGGACATGGAAGGAATCACTGGTCTGGTCGACCATACCCATGTGGATTCTTCTAAGCATAATTACGAACGTGGTCGAAAAATCATGACCCAGGAAGCAAACTATGTCATTGCAAAAGCATTTGAAACTGGCTGCCGTGAAGTCATCGTCAATGATAGCCACTCTAAGATGAACAATCTCTTAATAGAGGACCTTCATCCAGATACCCAGTTGATTACTGGCGATGTGAAGCCTTTCTCAATGGTCCAAGGGCTTGATGATAGCTTTGAAGGTGCCGTTTTTGTTGGCTACCATGCAAGAGCTTCTATGAGCGGTGTAATGTCTCATTCGATGATCTTCGGTGTCCGCCATATGTGGATCAATGATGTTCAAATAGGAGAGCTCGGATTCAATGCCTATGTGGCTGGTTATTTTGGAGTACCTGTCATCATGATCGCAGGGGACGATGGTGCTGCACGCGAAGCTGAGGCGTTGATCCCTGGCATTACAACAGCTGTAGTCAAGCAGTCTATTTCCCGGTCTGCTGCAAAGTCTCTGACTCCGGTCAAAGCTGGTGAACTGCTTTCTGAAAAGACAGAGGCGGCTATCAAGAATCTGGAAAAAGTGAAACCGCTTACTCCACCTGAGAATCCTGTATTACGAATTGAATTTGCTAACTATGGGCAGGCAGAGTGGGCAAATTTGATGCCTGGTACAGAAATCGAAGAGGGAACGACTATTGTAAAGTTCCAGGCCAAGGACATACTAGAAGCCTATCAAGCTATGCTTGTGATGACAGAGCTGGCCATGAGGACGACATTTTCATAG
- a CDS encoding NUDIX hydrolase: MNINQITKTLLGRTPAILGNEQFIKFAVLLPLVEVNNEIHILFEVRSLTMRRQPGEVCFPGGRIEIGEEPQKAAVRETSEELGINESEIVDVFPLDYMVSAFGTIIYPFAGRISDPSKIIPNEAEVGEVFTVPLSFFKKNQPDSYKINFQVEPEDGFPFDLIIGGENYNWQTRKMDEYFYRANEKVIWGLTARVLTHFIELMENHHSKE; encoded by the coding sequence ATGAACATTAATCAGATTACAAAAACTTTATTGGGGCGTACACCTGCAATTTTGGGCAATGAACAATTCATCAAGTTCGCAGTATTGCTACCATTAGTGGAAGTCAATAACGAGATCCATATTTTATTTGAGGTGCGATCCCTTACAATGAGAAGGCAGCCTGGAGAGGTATGCTTTCCGGGCGGCAGGATAGAGATAGGAGAAGAACCTCAAAAAGCAGCGGTCAGGGAAACCTCGGAAGAGCTTGGCATAAATGAAAGTGAAATCGTCGATGTGTTTCCTCTGGATTATATGGTATCGGCATTTGGTACAATCATTTATCCTTTTGCCGGTAGAATCAGTGATCCAAGTAAAATCATTCCGAATGAAGCAGAAGTGGGTGAGGTATTCACAGTACCTTTGTCATTTTTTAAAAAGAACCAGCCTGACAGTTATAAAATCAATTTCCAGGTGGAGCCAGAAGATGGTTTTCCTTTCGATTTGATTATTGGAGGCGAGAATTACAATTGGCAAACAAGGAAAATGGATGAATATTTCTATCGAGCTAACGAAAAGGTGATATGGGGTCTTACAGCCAGAGTGCTGACCCATTTTATTGAACTGATGGAGAACCATCATTCTAAAGAGTAG
- a CDS encoding lmo0937 family membrane protein — protein MLWTIAGILLVLWLLGLIFEIAGGIIHILLVIGIILIAYKAIKGRASG, from the coding sequence ATGTTATGGACAATAGCAGGAATATTGCTGGTACTTTGGCTTCTAGGTCTGATTTTTGAAATCGCCGGCGGAATCATTCATATCCTCCTGGTCATCGGGATTATCTTGATTGCATATAAGGCGATCAAAGGACGGGCTTCTGGTTGA